The following DNA comes from Musa acuminata AAA Group cultivar baxijiao chromosome BXJ1-4, Cavendish_Baxijiao_AAA, whole genome shotgun sequence.
CCTACTTCCCCTCTCTTTTTGTCTAATCATCTGCTCTAATTATCTGATACATTATAATTGTGAACTCGTGTGCAGTCCATCATCATATCTAAAAATCCTGCTTATGATCTCCCATGACTGCCATTTCCACAATAGAGCAATCGAGCAGTGCTTATGATGAGAAATTTTCGGTTATCCAAGATAACATCTTAGATAACTTGCAGCTTGTGTCATATATCACATTATTATATAGCAGAAGGAATCCAAGCACTGAAGACTACATTATCCATGCAGATATACTATAAGCAGGACTCAAGCAAAACTTCAAGGTCTGTCTGTATATTAGGCTTGGAAAGATTTGAAGCTCTTCACTTTTAATTCCGTTTGTTGCATAACTATCTTGATGCAGATAGCTGGTAATAGTTCTTTCTATGCACATACTACAAGAAGAGGGAAATCAACCATGGAGAAGAGCATCACCTTACAAAGCAACACAAGACCTTATGATGTAGTCACCTAGTCATTTACTAGCAGGGCAAAGTTAAGAGCATAAGAATAATGCTATCTAATAACGAAATATCAATCTTATGATCTAGTAGAATGTGCAACATGTACTTGCATAAGAATGCTTAAGCATCTGTAAATTCATAGACATAGCCCAAGCTATGTTGCTTTCCTACTAGTTGAGTTGCAGATATACCATAATGCAGTTCATTTCTCTTCTTCAATGCTATGCATGATGTTCTTTTCCTTTCACTAGAGTTGTAAGTTTGAAATGTCAATCAGAATTTGCTCAGAACTAAGCTCAGCCACTTCATCCTTCGAATCTATGCTAGTTAATTCTTAAAAGCATATGCTTGATTGAAGAAAGAACAATTTAAGTGTGTACCTGTTGTGTGAATGTGAATCAGTGAACAAGGGATGTGTTTGATCTTGTCCTATAACTTTGATCTGTTCAAGTTTTGGTTTTCTGATGATGGATGAGAGGAATGAGGATTCTGTAGGGCAAAAATAAAAGTAGAAAGGTCAAAAAGGGATGATCACTAAGATAAAAAACATGCATACATAACATTATGTTAAATTGATCTTAGACATGATggaagtaaaagtaataaagatcATTTTTGGTATGTAAAATTTTGATAAGTTttcatatatttattaataatcatgatttttaatagTTAACCTGAATTTACTGGATGGCTGTTACTAGGAATGACATATATAGAAGATTAAATATTTGGAgcgatatatgtaaatataattttttgaaaaaatgcatatgaaatattaaaatttggTGAGGCAAATATTCTATGAAAAGATAGCTATGTAAAACCCTGAACTATATTAAGCTGGTACTCAGATAATTGTATTACTAATCAGATCTTCTCACAGCCTTAGCTGCCATGACACTAGCTCTGCTATCTTCCATCTCCAAGTTCTTGCCAACTTGATCAGTGTTATAAGACAGCTAATCATCAAGCAGAGTCGCATAAAATTTATCAGATCTTCGACTTTGCTGCTGTTACTGCAATAAGTCTGCTGTTGCAGTTTGTTCTACCAACTTTGTCGTAAATTTCAAGAATGTTCTTCTGTGAATGAGTTCCAAGAATTTACTACTTCAGTCGAACGGAAAGCAAAGCTAATCGAGATCTGCACATAACATTACTGAACTCAGTTCATACTAGTTTGTCCTTTGACACACAACCTTACAGGTCAATTTCACCAGATTCAGGTTTTGCTAGAGttgaaatttgcttttctttattccagaaattgaaagaagaaaaaaaatatttccacAAGATTTCTTTATGCTTGAGAAACAACAAAGCAGTGGATTCTTGTTGCTTAGTCTACAAGTATATTGACATTCTCCAAGAATTTTGGGAGTATAACAGTTTAAAGAAATTTAATGCAGTAAAGATGATTGCTTACTTTTTGTCCTGCTAGATATGATCTTTGTGTCTGAGAGGTGGTATTGATTGATCATCCTACCATTGTAGTTTTCCAATCCACTGATGTACATATCATGATGCTGATGACATTAAAATCCAAATGAAGATATCAAAGGCTTGATCTTATGGAAGCAAAGAAGATGAACTGTTTGTTCTCAGCTTACAACTAGCTCTTATTGCATAAAAAATGCCACATCTTTAGCAGTTCAATAGAAGTTGCCTTGACTTGTAATCCAAGTGCCTTGAGCACTCATCGACCTGAACTAAATTAGGAGATAGAACAATTAAATGCTCCTTCTTCTTTCTACAGAGAACCATATGCTACACTGTTCTTTTCAAGGAAGTATAGGAATGAGAGGGATCAAAGAACCTGACTCAATGAACAAAGAACTAACTACATGGAAGACAAAAGTAAGAAAGAAAAGCAGGTCAACCTTTCGTAACCAAAGAAATTATACCCAGGAAATGTCAAGACAGCACACTCATCTTTCTAACTGTGAATGGATTCAAGAAATAAAGATCTTACAAAGATCAAACAAAAATCCTGCCTCACCCTTTCTATAGCAGCTCCTGCCCTTGAAGCAAACAAAGTTTGAATCAGATTGAGTGCTGAGGTAGAATCTTGTGACAAGAGTTGGAGACTTGCACAGACATGCTATGAATGTGAATAGGAGCAACCTTCTTGTTGGACCAATTTgaagttcatgaacaaaaagCAGTGTAATATACCGAGTATGGGCCATATTTGTTTCATAGCTTTTCATGATGGATTCATCTGAAACAACACAAAATTGACACAGAAACAGTGGTAAAAGTAGGCAGTAAAAGGAAGAGTTGGTAGTTTTCTGGCAATCAAGGTGAAGTCTCTGAAAGGAGTCGAGGAAGAGTCTTGTGAATCCAAGGAAATATGACTTCATCTTCAACTAATGTTCATTTTGGATTCTGAATGTTCAAACCACCTGACTGAATCACAAGTTCACAGTCATCTTCATAGTTCTTAAGGGTCATAATGCGAAACTAATTGCAAGAACTTTGACCAATTCTATAGAAGCATAATTATAGGAAGCCAATATCTTGCTATAGATCATAGACAAACAACCAACTTGCTAAATCTATTTCTGATCTCAGAAAATTTTGTCCTTAGACAGCTTGTATCTTTTACATCCTAAGACATTGATCACTTCTTTCCTCGAGGGAAACTGTCGACTTCCAGATGAGTTTCATCataagaagaaggaaaagagagaaGGAAACCACAAGAGTAGAACATAGGTTCTCAGACTTCTTCCTTGGGGCATGTTCGTGGTAGCTAGTAAGGGTTTGACTTTGCCTTAGGTTTCATAAGTCTGTGATGAGCTTGGAGCATGAAAGGCTGGTAAAAACGGTCAGCCAGAGGTGAAAGGTGAAGAAGGTGGGtctcctcccctcctcctcctccatgagTGTCATTGACTCTTCTGGTGTCGAACTCAAGGTGATTGATGACAAGTCTCACACCAAAGGAACACAATGGACCTGTGGGGAAAGACTTCATGAAACATCCATCCGATGATATCATTTCGGACTGTTTCAAGCTCCGCTGTGACACCAACCCTCTCGAGTGCCGGTGTGAAGAGTCCCTCGACCCACTCTCGCACTCTCTGGACTCCGTACCCCATCGTTTCGACTGGAGACATGGCAAGAGGCCCACTTCACCCAACCCAACTCGGATCGATTCGAAGAACTCAACTCCTCATTGGGTATATATTTTCCCCATATGATTTGAAGATCCGATAACCTGAAAAGAATCCGATTACTTGGAAACCAAACTTATGCAAACCATATCTTTGTGGTCTTAATATGCCATCGAAACGTACCCGTCTACCGATTGGAAACAAAAAGCCAACTTTTGTGGGACCCTATGGACTCTCCGATGTCCCTTGACATGGGTTCGTTGTGTTCTGTTGACGTTAAGCAAAGCGAAAACAAATCCCTAAAAGCGAGTCGTTGTGCGCCCTAATCGAGCCTCCACTCGACGCTGTCTGCCGCCGTCGATTTCGTGGAGCCGGCCGCCGGCCTACCACCGCCCTCGAGTCGGAGAAGCAGGAGCCGCTTCTGCCTCCGCCAGTCGCCATATACACCGTCATCCTCCACCTCGCTCTTGTCGCCGACAACTCGAACGAAGGTCTCCTCTTTGCTCCCTACCCCGGCCTCTCCTAAGAGTTGGACTATGAGCTTACTGTTTCTCTATGAATCTTCCTGTACACATTTAATTCTGCAGAACAGATAGGCTAGGAAGGGCATCTGATATCTGTTTTGAGATGCCCTAAAACGTGTAATGCTATCTTTGACGCAGGTCTACTGGGAGGTATACTTTTTGTTGTAGTGATAAGAATTCATTTATTAAGGATCTCAAGTAACATCATCTTGTTCCCTGATGCCATTTTTGGATTCATGCATGTTTTCTGTTGTATCGGCCAGGGAAACGTGAACTATTGGATTTGATTCCCGACTTCAATTTTGCATATTTCCATTTACAGGCTGGGATAACATGATAATGGAGGGACTTTGGACTATTATTTTAAGTTGCTTTAGTCTAGTTATTAGAGATTAATGTTGTTATTATTTTAGTCATGCCAAATTTTTAGGCCTGCAGATCTTTTCAGCTCATTCGAAGTTGTTGATACTGACTTTTAtatctattctgtttattctgtctGTAAATTTGTTGCAAGTACCTTCATGCTAgcttattagatctcatttatGTTGTTAATCTTTACATGGATACCGGGTTATGGGAATCTCAGCAGGATTGTTTGTTTTTTACTATGAAGTTCTTTTACAATTATTTTTGCAATGGATTTTGATTTGTTGCTGAGTGCTATAACTTCCAATGTTCTCCCTGTGCTCCTTAGGACCATTGTGAAAATGAAGAGAACCGCCCCATGGGAAAAATCCTTGGTTATATCTTCTGATGATTCGTCAGACTCGGATTCTGAAGATGATGGACTGGCTACAAAAATGTCTAGAAAAAATGTAGGTCCTCAATCATCCAAAGATCACACATCGGAAGGTTTGCTCCATGGCTCTTTCTTTTTTACTAAAGATGATTAATAGTCTTTTATGTTTAAAGGGGTTTGTGGTTGGATGATTTTTTAACTTTGCCTGAATTAAGCTTGTCTAATTATTGAATATCCTGATATCAGTGTTTGCCCAAATGGAACTATGTGCATCATATAACTTCAAGTTACTGAAATCTGTTCTGGATTCTCTTACCTTGTTGTATTGATATGTTCAGTTCCTCACAAGGATTGCATCCAACAGTGCAAAGTTCTGTGTTCAACCATTTTATTATATTTCGTATTTTTAGGTCCCAGATATTAGTCTTTCTATCATCTTACTGTCATTGCTATTTTCAACAGTTAGGACTTCTGGACCTGCAGGTGCACATCATTACAATTTTTTAAAACCTATTCCAATTTATATCTTCCATCTATACCTGATTTAAGGGCATTTATCGCTTAGTTTGTTCCAAGATTGtcatttaaatatcaaaatttgaatGTAGACCACCTGCTTGGTTTTCCTGCTTTCTACTTTTCTAGAAGTCGACTACTGCAGCTCTCCGAGAACTAAAAAAATGGgcctttttcattttcttttatctTCACTTTCCTAGTTCTGCAGCAACTTTTACTGAATAACACATAAGTGTTGAAGATTGTTAAAATTCACACatcaaaataaaatgaaaacCAAATAATCTATGCGGCATTATGATACAAAGTGAGACCACTTATGATGTAAAATATTACTAGTGGAAATTGTCTCACAAGAGAAGAGCATAGAACTTAATCAAAGATAAACGTCACTGCCATGTCCTTATTTTAGACCTCCTCTTCTTGATgatctcttctctttttcctcatgTAGGTGGTGACTCAACCTTGTTCCATATACAATCTTTGTAAGCACAAAGTGCCCCTTAGGTCAATTTTGATGAATGGAAAACAAACACTCAAGATCCTTTCCCTTAATAGCTCTTTTATTATACTACACACTACAGAAAGCAAGTGATACATCTAGTTGTCTAATAATAAAGTACACATATATGCTTGAAAATGTTGGTACCCCAGTCACTGGATTTACCTTAAACCCAAATATCCAAAAGACCATTACATATAGCCAATTGACCAATTTTATGTCTTATAAAGTGGCTAGGCCGACCCATTTCCGAATACAAACAACTGTAACCCTTTTTATTGTCACGATCATGTGTGCTCTCAAGGCACCACTGTTCAATGACTTGACAATTGAGAACACTCTTAAAACCTTGTCCTGCACCATGCAGTCGGGCGACTTCACATGGTCTAAACTTCCACTTTATCCTTCTGATATACCTTTGAAAGGGATTGCGAAAGTAGTGTCAGACCCATCTGCAAAGGGGCACAACAAGCTGCCTAAAGAAATGTAGGTAGCCGACAAAACTCCTACAGGCAAAAGCTGGCTAGACCCTTGGTGTTTAATCAATATGTCAAAGCCATACTGAATTTTAGAGGCCTCTATCAGATTTTGCACCTATTCTTGGTGGTCATCGTTTGGCTTTGCAATTCATGAGACACCTATTTAGCTAGCACCAACGCTTAGGGTGATAATTATCTTGCTCATTGATTTGTCTTTTCTCATAATATATCCGGCATAATCTGGCCAAAATATGGATGTCCCTCCTTAACACATCCTTGATACTGCAGGTGCACTTATCAGAAGGGCGGAGATGTATCAGGAATATATGGGACAAATACCCATTCCTGCTCATCGGGGTTCTATTATTCCATTCACATCATGGCAGGGGTTGGCCAAATCAGTGAAACTATTATATGAACAACCACTACACTACCTTACAAACATACTTCTGAAACAATGGGACCAGTCCAGGGTTGGGCATGACGATGAGTACCGGCCCTTGGATACCATCATTCATCCTTCCAAAGCTGAGGCCCTTATCTGGGTCACAGAAGAAGTCCACAGGCTTACCACTTCACATAAGTATTTAGCTAAGCTTTGGGCATCTGATCCCATGTATCATATTTACATTGATCCTATCTCACCATAATTATCACATCCATCTTTCGAGGATCTTAGTAGTTCCATCTTTAATGTAGAAGGTTTAATCTGATCTTCATTGTTGTTTCTTTACTCTGCATACTTTTTGTTTCGTTGACAAAATATGCTTGAAAGGACTTTGTTCTTTTAGTATGTATATTCTATTTGATAAACGAAAAGGTATTGCTGCTTGACATGGGTTGACTCCATGAACAGCACTTGACTCCAAAAAGAAGAAGCATGGTGGGATGAACTTTGACGCTCTAAGCAAGCATGGGTACCATGGTGGACCCTCTGTTCTGAAGGTGCCTCCTCCAAGGGTCGAGGACAAAGAGCAAGACTGGTCCTGGTCAACTGGCAAAGGGGCTAATGCATCTAAAAACATCACAGAGGAGTCATTTGAAGAGCGTGAGCGCACTAGAGATGCTGTGGCTCAAGGTGAGAAGCTCTCGAGTGTGAGGAACAACCTAGAGGCAAGCAGGAAGGAAAAAAACTTATCCTTCTCACAGAAAGAGAAGCGCAAGAGGGATCTTGGTCAGGCCAGCAGGGGGAAGAACTATGTTGAAGAGGAGAAGAGGCTATTGCGTGAGAGTGGCATCTATTCGGGTTTTGATTCATGATTACGAGACatcttcctttctgcaaaatcccAGCATTCTCACAAGACAAGCTCTGGGACATGTTTCTTGTAATTATGCATCTGTTCCCCTATGTTAGTTGACCAGTTGTGCTTTTGCCTAGACATATCTGGATATCTCTTGGTTAAGCACATAAGATTTACCTGTTACCTTGTGCATGAATCATGTAATGGAAATCTCATTCATATACCCGAATCAGAATGATTCAACTGGAAGGTTGAATGCACAACTCAGTGCTCATCCTTTGATGAATGAATTGTGTGGAACAGCCTGACCAACAATTTTGAATGAGATTGAGTTATAGCCTAAGATTTAGTCTTCAGCTTATTTCTGATGTGGACTTGCTATGTCAAAATCACAGTGAGACATTCAAGTATAATGTCTTAGTGTCTACTTAACCATCTGTGGTCTGGAATTGGGGCTCTGATTTGAAGGTCATGCATGGCTTTATTTAATCATGTTCAACATTGTAAGGTCTCGCCAAAAGAATCTAGAAACATGAGACCAGATGTAATGGATGTAAGATCTCTGGCTGGCTGTTAGATTTTGATTGAACAGTCAAGATCTGGTCACAAGCCATCTAATAGACAAATTAAGTTATGAACTCTATTGCCTTCCTTGTTGATAATTTGTTACTTGTTGCATTTCTGTGATGCAACAATTGGGTCATTTGTACCCTACAACACTGAAATAATGGAATTGCCTATTTGCTTGTGAGATGTGACTGGTTGGCTTCATGTTCCCTATTTCCCCTAAAATGTCTCAAAATCCAATGCTACTGAAATATAGTGTTCTGCTATATGCAAGATTCCTTCATGTTCCAGCTGGTTGAGAGGATGCTACTGTTTTATTTATTACTTCTATGTGAATAACAATTAGAAACAGATCTGTATGCTCATCATATCCTTGTCTGCTCTCAGCTATGAATGACCAAAAAATTTATAGTCACATGAACTCAAAAGGTTTAGATAAATGGAATATTTTAAGTTCAATTCTTCCTGTATCACATAGATCTTTTATTCAAATGGCTACTTGCTTAGACACCTGCTTCATCATGATAAGGGGCTATTTCTTGACATAGTTGGTGAGCTCAAAACTTCTCTTAGCTCTTAGCTTTTCTGTTCTTATGTTTGATATCATCTTATTGCCATAACATCATTGGGTTTTCACATCTTTCAACATCAGTTGCTGCATGTGATGTAAGTTGTTGTCAAGAATGCCTCCACCAGCCCCACCATCTTTGTCAGTTGTGTAATACTGAGTAGGATTGATAGGAACTATGTCATCTTTTTGTCCTTCCTGATCTGTTCTTGTGAAGACTAATCTTTGAGCCATATCAAACACCAGAGCTCTTCATGCTCTTGATGACCTGAAGGAAGTCAGTCATTGTTAAAGATGCATGCATCTACTTGTGTCAGCTTAGAGCTTTCTTTTGAAAGGTAAAGGTATAGTTTAATGTGCAGTGGTGGACTGTGGAAATAAGCCACTGTTGGGACTTGGTTTCAAAATtggctctaaaaacaatttttatTATGTTTATTTGTGTTTTTTTCACCTAATAAGATCTTCCTTGGAATGAGCAAATAATTAGCTCTTCATTTTCTGGAGCTTTCTTTTTTCCCTACTTTATATATATTTAGTATTATGATTTCTTCTGTAAGACTAGGGAGAAAATATTTCCTTGTTCAGCTACATGAGCACCTTGATTTACTGAGTTAAAAATGGTCTGAGCTGAAATCAAAATTGATATGGTGAAATTGACTCTTGATGACATGGTGAGATCAAAATCCATGTGGAACTGTGGTGTAGCTGCACATGTGAGGCCATTGCCACAACTTGTGTCCCTTGAGCAAAAAGGATGGCTTTTCCTGTGGTGGCTTAGCTGTTCTTTCTGTAGATCCAACAACCTTCTTGGGAATGCTCATCCAGCATTTGCTGACACAGGCAGTGCTTCCTGCCTCTTATAAAAATGAGAGAATGATTAGGTTGTGGGCTCACTAAGACCTCATGTGCATTATTTTCTATCCCCATATTCTCACACTCTCTACAAGTGACGAAACCTTGTGATATGTGTGCTAGTGGAATACATGTGCCTTGATCCAGAATAGGTTTCAAGTTGAAGTAACTCCATCCAACATAAACAACCACAGAATTGGATCTGAAACttttcattcatcaaataaatctatTTTTGTGTTTAAAATTCAAgtgtttgtggactaagaaaggcTCAATCAGCACAAAGCTACAAAATTCAAGTGGACTGCAGACTATGGTAGATCAGCACTCCATACCTGTTTGGTAGAAGGAACCCTCTACCTAACTGTAAGGATACTTATAATGAAAGTGTCAGCCCTCCCTCCAAGAAATGCTCCAAAAAATAACAGCTAAAAGTTTGGATCATAGCAGAACATATACCAAGGTTTTGAtgctttgcttttcatttgtataatatTAATTGCATTGGTGCCTTAACCATCTTTGTCAAACTTTTGGAAATGGCCACATTATCTTCTTACTGCAATTCTATGAACCAACAATATCATCATCAACAACTTCATCTATTTTTTGTTGAACTTGTGAATGCTGATGTTTGACAGATTTATCTCCTTAGGTGTCACAAGGCAACAATATGTCAGAGTTACTCTTTTCTCTTATCTTGACATTTCATGGCAATCTTCAGCCAAATAAGGCCAAACTTTGCAGTGGTGAACATCAACATCCTTCTTTTCTTTATGCCAATGTCTTTTCTTTGACAGATGCTCTGAAACATGATGAGTAGTGCTGTGTGTTTGGGCGGCTGGCAGCCATGTCTTGGTGTCCCACCTCCAAAGCCTAAAGGACAAAAAGTTCCATGTTGAAGAGATTAAAAGGTTGAATTACATTCTTTTTGTTTCCCTCCCTATGGGAGAATGAATCTCACCTTGAAAATTGAGAAGTGAAAGCCAATGATCAAGATAGCATCACAAAACAAGTACAACTTCCTGCAACTCCATCCTACCTGCTGTATGTTCTTGTTCTAGATCTGAGATGCATGTAACATTCAGCTTTGAAGAGTAGATCCATTTCTGCTACTGATATTTGTTAGATTTCTTAGAATTCTTCCTGAAAAGTGAAGTCCAGTGATCAAGGTCTTTGAATCCAATAACAAGTACAGTTTCTTGCAATTCCATCCTACTGCTGTATTTTCTTAATCCAGCTCTAAGAATTATAGCATGCATCTGACAGTCAGTCTAGAAGATTTCTTATGGTTCTTCCTGAAAAGTGTGATCAAGATCTTGTTACACATAAGAACAATTTCCTGCACCTCCATCCTATATTCTAGATTTCTTTATGGTTCTTCCTGAAAAGTGAATCACATATTAGGTACAGTCTCTTCCACCTCCATTCCACTTGTTATCTTCTTAGTCTAGCTCTAAGATCAAGAACCTTGTCCCTAACATTCAGTTGAGCAAATTAGATAGATATCTACCATTGTTTTCTATTAGATTACTTCTTGTTCTTCCTATGAATGAATTATCAATTAGGTAAAAGTCCACAGATGGATACATTGATTTGTCATTAATTACTCAAGTGGTCCAATCTACTCAAAAGTAAGTTGATGAAGACATCCCATTAAAAGTCCAGTGAGTCTCAAAGAGAATAGACAAGCCATTGCTGTGGATTAGTGTTTTTCCTTGAAATTGACTTTTAATTTGTGATATATCACATCACCATTAAAAACTGACTATCAAACCTCATTTCAGTTTTCATTTAATTGTTTTCAGGCATTAAAATATTTTTG
Coding sequences within:
- the LOC135657196 gene encoding uncharacterized protein LOC135657196, with the translated sequence MKRTAPWEKSLVISSDDSSDSDSEDDGLATKMSRKNVGPQSSKDHTSEALDSKKKKHGGMNFDALSKHGYHGGPSVLKVPPPRVEDKEQDWSWSTGKGANASKNITEESFEERERTRDAVAQGEKLSSVRNNLEASRKEKNLSFSQKEKRKRDLGQASRGKNYVEEEKRLLRESGIYSGFDS